A stretch of DNA from Thunnus thynnus chromosome 16, fThuThy2.1, whole genome shotgun sequence:
TCCTGAACCATTTTGACGGTGAATATATCTATGTATATAAGCTACAATCACAGCGTGAAAGAAGGGATAAAAAATGCGTGCCGGTTTagctgcttttttattttttttttgttgttgccagAAATGAGTTCACAGCAAACAGCTGGCTCTCAGAATGGCTCGTCCCTGGAATAAGGTGGGCACATacacgcacatatacacacacatatacacacacacacgcactagTGTGATGCCAagcaaggaggaggagaatCAGTGGTGTTGAGTGACAGACGGAGGATTGCATGAAACAAGTTTGTGACAGACCAATTGACTGAACGAGGCGGGGTCTTTGGGTTGGGATCTGACTCTCTCAAGTGAACGCTCAAGTTAGAGGTCCATGAGATGCAAAACCGTCACTATATATGCATTGGGAAAGTGCTGTTTTTTGTACTTCTCTATAAATCCTAAGCAATGGATTTGAGATCAGTGCTAAATTAATAATCTGCATTGCAGAAGAAGATCTTTCAACAATATCAACTGTCCATCAAGGCAGAATAGGTTGAAATGAGCACTCTCCATCACTCCATCAATAACCTGCAGTATAATGCATGAAGCGTCAGACCAAGAGGAATGATAAACGAGGTCTGTGGCCGCACTTGGACTGTGATACCAGTGACATCTTGTGGTCATACTCTTAGACTACAGTTGCATGCAGAAACTAATACAAGCTCAAGAACTAGGAAATAAAAAACACCAATAAAAGAAAACCATGCACACCAATCttactttaaataaaacttGGAGCTTTATGCAGTGGTGCATTACACaaataatgtacaaaaaaacaagcacaggGTCATGATAAATAGAAAAAGCAGCCTGTTATTACAtaattgaaaacaaaattgTTTGATGAATACAAAATTGGGAAAAGGGCAATATAGCTACTCTTTAATTCTTACCACAAGTGGggtaaaacatgtaacatttGACCAGATGGTGGCAGCAGAGTACTGACATAGTCCCCCCTAaatcagatgtgtttttctATTGATGTATTATGATTTTAGTACATCTCACTCAGCCTAACAGGCAGAGGTCTACATGGTCAGATATGGCCTATCTTTATTAGCCTAAGCTTTCAGTCAGATATCCTCCTCAAGGCATAAACAGGTAGCAAGTGAATGCAGCAGTGTCTATAGAGACAGccaagaaacacataaaaagaggACGTAACCTGCATAATAAATTGGTTAGAGCCAACATATATGAACTGTCCCTTAGCGTGTCACTTTAATAACCATTCACACCCCATTTCCTCCCTTAGGTTCCAGGGCATAGAGCAGATTGCTCTTCATAGAGGGGGTGATGTTAACAGGAGGTTATGCCAGCGAGAGCTCAGCCCTTCATTCTGCTGTGTTCACTTGATACCTGTTCATGCCTTGAAGAAGGTCTCGCAAATTAAAAAGATTCTTGCACAGATTTGAGGGtgcaaatgcttttttttttcattcagtttgatattttttagCTCCAGCACCTCAGCTAATCTGATACTGGGTGAGTGGtgtatttttctctatttttgaTTAGTCTAAgctttacattttcaattttaggTGTATTTAGGCTTACATATGCCTTGATATTTAATGTTAACATTGCCATGACTACAGTTAGCATTAAGATACTGGTTAATACTGGAATAACTGAACGACAGAGTTATGTTGCCATCCCAAAGGGACAGCCATGCTACTTGTGGGGCTAAAATATAATAGTACAAGTACAAATGTTTACAAGAATTTCAGTAACATTAGTCCTCCTGTTTAAGAACCATTCTCAATTACTCTGCTGCTCAAAGTAGTCACAGAAGAGGCGTCGGATCTCCTCAGCATGACTTTGGTCCATGTTGGTTGAGATGAGCGGCTTGTGGCTGGGTTGAGGGCTCTCTGCCTCGGCGACCTCCACCTGCCACTCTGCCTTGAAGGTGTCCCCGTGAGACTCGCACATGTTGTGCAGAATGCAGCAGGCCAGGATCATCGTGGGTACCACATCCAGCCCACAGTCATTCCTTTTGCTCAGGCACTGCCAGCGTGCCCTCAGCCTCAGCAGCGCCTCCTCGGACACACGAAGCGCTCTGGCGAGCCGCCGATTAAAAAGGCGCTGTGGCTCCGTCAGCGCTGCGTGACTTGCCCTTCTGCCTTTTTCTTCAGGATAGGCCTTCATCAGCCAGCTCTGGAGCGGGTAGCAGGCCTCCCCGAGCAGCACATACCTGGACACAACAGATGGTTTTCAGTCACTTGAGTAAAATAACACACTAAGACTTTCAGATTGAATAGATAGTGTAGATAGatatgtaaaaattaaacatgtttgataggATTGTGACAGCAACCGCAGGCTTTATGTTCAATTAAGAGGCAGAGATTTGATTCCCAAATGCCTGTACACCACAAGATGTGTGCTCATTCCTTTTGTCATTGAGGGGGCCACAAGATTTTGAAAAACTGGCAAAACAAGGTAATAATCAGGCTTAAAACTGTGTAGTGTGTGGATGTCCTAAATGTATAATTGGAAGTAAATGAAGGTACAATGTCTGTCATACTGTGAAGTCCTTCTGATTGACTCAACATAACTGCCATTTCACCTCAGCTTTCCATAGTCTGTTctttttgttgatttaaaaaaaacatatgagaAAGATGTTTCCCTATGAAATATCAATGCTGAAATTGTCTGGTGTGCAAATTTATAATACCACAGGAATATAAGCTGTTTGATTACATCCAAAAATATATCAATTTGTTCCCTATAATGAGAATTTCTAAGCAAGATGAACAAAATTATCAAGGCTTTCAAAACACCATTTCCATAAAACATGACACAGCTTTTAAATCGCCACTTTGCTCCTTTTGAACAGATGGTAAATAGATATCAGTCCCAGATTAGACTTTCACCACCCACTTGTTCAAACCTTATGTGCATCAAGCCATCATGTTACAGTCCTCTTTAACAACTGTAGAGATTTAACTGATGGTGGTTACCTAGCCTTTAAGTTAGATGCTATTTCAGGTAGACAGATGAGTGACAAAGGCTGGATGCAAACCCGACAAACAAAtggaaaggagggaaaagacTACACTTCTTCCCTTAAGGTAGAAATTAGTATATTGTATccttaaaaactgaaaaaagtctCTGCATACCTGAATATAAGACGGGTGCATCGGAGGAAAGcacaacttgaataaaaattagaaaaatggCCACACATTGTCTCCCTTACTGCTGGAATAAGCTACATAATAGGTATTATACCTGATGAAGGTTAAACAGATCGAAACattgtataaaaatgaatattccaaCTGTGAGCGAGACAGTGTCGGGGAGTTGTTCTCATTATCTTTAAATATCTTCTTCACTTACAATTAAAGATTTATTGGGAACAACATTTCGGTACACCGACTTTCATCTGATGAAGGTCTGTGTACCGAAACATTCTCAATAAATCTTTAATTGTAAGTGAAGACATTGaagataaaaaataagaaactcCCCCAAACATTCCCAAAAAATCTTTTATAACTGCAAGCGAAGAAGACAGTGTGCGGGAGTTCTTTGTTCTACTTTAGTCGGCCCATGGTCTTCTCCGACGCACCTGTCGATCTATAGGTGTGCAAAAGTTCTTCTCCTTGATCTTTAGATGTCTGAAATATGTTATTTACGGTAAGTAAACTGTCATGCATTTGGCTTAACTTTACCCAAGTGGTTTTCCCATGAAGATAGGTGGTGGGGCAGGTGACAGTCCACCTTCCGCAGCTGTGGCCCATAGGGATGAGTTCTGTAAGATGTCAGCTGGGTCCGTCCCTCCTGGGAAACTGGCACATACATCCCAGAATTGCCCCCGCCCACTAACAGCCACCTGAAACACCAAAGACAAACAGTCAAAATGTGATGTAGGACAACTAACGGGCATGTATTTGCATGAGCATACATAGGTGCCTTCTCCACCTGAGACAGCACTGAGAGCCAGCCAGCAGGGTTGGCATAGTCAGACGCGTTGCTTGATGGGGTGATGATAGCCGTGTGGAGCGTTACTATAGCAGCGGCGCAGTGAGGAAAGCCCCAGTGGGACAAGAATAGCTGGGCTGAATCCTCCAGCTCCTGCTCATTGGGGGGCCGCAGGTAGACAGCGCTGAGGAGCGCCACGATGGCATGACACATGTCTctaacacacctgcacacagtggACTTCCCCACACCAAAGAGGGTGCTGATGGTGCGGTACTCGATGTTCGATGCTAGACGCCACAGAGCCACAGCTACACGTTTCTCCACCGGCAGCGCCAGGCGGAAGCTGGTGTCCTGGCGAGCCAGACGTGGCCGCAGCTTGTCGCAGAGGTAGAAGAACGTCTCCCGGCTCATCCGGAACTtatccagccaatcagagggctGGAATTCTGTCATCACCACCCGCTCCCACCAATCGGTGCTTGGAGTTGTGGTCCAGGGACGTGTGCGGATGCGGACGTTGGAGTGGGTGCCTCCTGCTATCATCATCTGGGGAGAAGATGAtccagaataaaataaaactgattttcttTAGGTTAATTCACTAATTTTTATCCCTCTAGTCACTCTCACAAAATTTGTTAAAACCACTGTTCGACTTTATTACAATgcttttgtcatttccagcatTTCACACGTTTTCTCTTATATGGGAAAATATTGTTTGGTTTCTCTGGCCACAGCAGATATTATGAGGACAAATTCTACCTGATCATTTTTTATCATAGTGATCCACCCATGTAAATGCAATAAACCTCATTATGTAACCTTATAATAAACGATATTGGcactgcaactaataattaaaTCGACAGATTGGTTGTTTGGCCTATAAAATATTAGaacatggtgaaaaatgtcaatcactatTTCCCCACAGCACAAGGTGCAACCTCAAATATCTTATTTGTTCCCAatcaacagtccataacccaaagacCCAAAGATATTCCGTTTATTGTCATAGCAGACTaaataaatccaaaaatattcaaatttaaggaactggaaccagagatttttggtattttttatttttttaaaatgacacaaaatgaaacattatcaaaattgactaatcgattaattgttgcagctctgaacgATATCTCTATTATTGCTCACAGTGCAAACAGGAAAGCTGTCCAAACATATTTGCATGTCTTTTGCTATTTTTATTCAATCAGTCCCTTTTTGGAAAGAGCTGTAAATCCTATGTCTTGGCTTTACTTTATCTTTACTGTTTCTTAGTAAAAATGCACCTGGTCAAGCTGTGTTGACATGATGTACATTTTTGGGAGGCCTCTGACTGACAAAAATGAGTAAGTCTAACGGAAAATGGTGTTTTACAATCCAAAAATATAGCGATTAGATATTATACGCGCAGAAAGTGTTCTTACAATAACCTCTATGCATGTTGCatgttaatataatataaacagcAATATGCTAGCTGTAGACAGCATTGGTCATATGACTGTGATCACAGCTGTCTaaagttttttgggggggagatGCAGATgtgagacagagaaggagggacTGACCATCAGCATCCTTCTCTGCCTTTGGAAGAAGTACTGCCGATGTCGGATGCGTCTTTGAATCTCACTGCGCCTCTGAATGTGGGCGTTGTTTATGTCTCTCCTGCGCTTCAGCAGCATGTATGTCATCAGGAACATAACAGACCGCagctgctcctcttcctccattttgacaaGTTCAACCAGGAGGCAGCAAGCTAGACATTAAGTTATAGTGGAAGAAAAATGCTTCAAAACAACCCTGGTGTCCATGTCCAACTACTTCCgggttcttcttcttctatttggTTTTAAGGGTTGCTGCCATCGAGCGTTATTaggcgcattaccgccaccttttGCTTCGGAGTGTTGACCAGAGATTGAAGCCATTAAAAGATAcgttcacaaattttcaagtgtgtcttaaaacaacagtcaggtgcccatacgGACActgaaagagttttttttcgctgtaatcattcctcctgttcatactggctactaagagatccccttcaaatgctctttcagtgtaagtgatgggggacaaataaaatccacagtgtgtccacagtcattttgtgcaaaaatgcatttaaaagtttatctgaagcttatatgaggcttcagcagtctgagttagtctcATCAAGTGGACGTCTGCCACATTTAtggtctttttagcatcaaattctctctttgtgtttccttggacagggtttccctgttgagctgcagtggtagtaaaaaaaaaaaaactttggcactaaaatctgaagctt
This window harbors:
- the LOC137200313 gene encoding uncharacterized protein: MEEEEQLRSVMFLMTYMLLKRRRDINNAHIQRRSEIQRRIRHRQYFFQRQRRMLMMMIAGGTHSNVRIRTRPWTTTPSTDWWERVVMTEFQPSDWLDKFRMSRETFFYLCDKLRPRLARQDTSFRLALPVEKRVAVALWRLASNIEYRTISTLFGVGKSTVCRCVRDMCHAIVALLSAVYLRPPNEQELEDSAQLFLSHWGFPHCAAAIVTLHTAIITPSSNASDYANPAGWLSVLSQVAVSGRGQFWDVCASFPGGTDPADILQNSSLWATAAEGGLSPAPPPIFMGKPLGYVLLGEACYPLQSWLMKAYPEEKGRRASHAALTEPQRLFNRRLARALRVSEEALLRLRARWQCLSKRNDCGLDVVPTMILACCILHNMCESHGDTFKAEWQVEVAEAESPQPSHKPLISTNMDQSHAEEIRRLFCDYFEQQSN